Proteins found in one Triticum urartu cultivar G1812 chromosome 4, Tu2.1, whole genome shotgun sequence genomic segment:
- the LOC125551398 gene encoding putative pentatricopeptide repeat-containing protein At3g16710, mitochondrial — MASLYHSSLPLSPPSSSCHGVLSLAPRTAAPFVCLCRAPPQDNHDAELLGALQSDGNGSLLREHPASAKVLESGSAELGDGSGGGRRSSQAQLRARDCARRIMSLPMEERVKVLDLLQRDDAALTISDYNDIISALARGGDYDSAVALFRALEPNGVVAPDAHSFAIAVQCFCRKGAPDEAKETLDEMVARGHLPSVAAFSAVVGCLCKRGRVTRAMEVFDTMRAVGSEPTIRTYNSLIGGLCYVGRLEEARDLLNKLKDSPKQTADIYTFTIVLDGFCKVGRTEDAMAIFEDAIRMGLSPTIFTYNALLNGHCKEGNLLKAYDLLMEMCDNDDCPPDKISFSIVLPALLRAGEISAAWKTFKRMEHAGFEADSRALDTLARGLCRQCAADISVLKDAKEVFGKVVAAGHEPVSYTYCLMAQALARGGEVDAAVAILDDMVRKGYALRKRAYTDVVRALCDRSRTHDALRVLAAVITKDFVPGRNAFDALLEELSRQGRWPDAMAVYGAAVKRGVVVSLKRHVKEALARDQKKEEAWESPAQLCVP; from the coding sequence ATGGCGTCTCTCTACCACTCCTCCCTCCCGCTCTCCCCGCCGTCCTCCAGCTGCCATGGTGTCCTCTCCTTGGCCCCTCGAACCGCGGCGCCCTTCGTCTGCCTCTGCAGAGCGCCACCGCAAGACAACCACGACGCGGAGCTCCTCGGCGCGCTCCAGTCCGACGGCAATGGCAGCCTCCTCAGAGAACATCCCGCGTCAGCCAAAGTTCTAGAGTCGGGCTCTGCAGAATTGGGtgacggcagcggcggcgggaggaggagctcTCAGGCTCAGCTCCGGGCGCGTGACTGCGCGAGGCGGATCATGAGCCTCCCCATGGAGGAGCGGGTGAAGGTGCTCGACCTCCTGCAGCGCGACGACGCGGCGCTCACCATCTCCGACTACAACGACATCATCTCCGCGCTCGCGAGGGGCGGGGACTACGACTCCGCGGTCGCGCTCTTCAGGGCGCTCGAGCCCAACGGCGTCGTTGCCCCGGACGCCCACTCTTTCGCCATCGCCGTGCAGTGCTTCTGCAGGAAGGGCGCGCCCGACGAGGCAAAGGAGACGCTTGACGAGATGGTGGCTCGCGGTCACCTCCCCAGCGTCGCCGCCTTCTCCGCCGTCGTGGGCTGCCTCTGCAAACGTGGACGCGTCACCAGGGCCATGGAGGTGTTCGACACCATGCGTGCCGTCGGGAGCGAGCCCACCATCCGCACGTACAACAGCCTCATCGGCGGGCTCTGCTACGTCGGCCGCCTCGAGGAGGCGCGGGACCTCCTCAACAAGCTCAAGGACTCGCCCAAGCAGACGGCGGACATCTACACCTTCACCATTGTGCTGGACGGGTTCTGCAAGGTAGGCCGGACGGAGGACGCCATGGCCATCTTCGAAGATGCCATCCGGATGGGCCTCTCGCCCACGATATTCACCTACAATGCGCTGCTCAACGGCCACTGCAAGGAGGGGAACCTGCTGAAAGCGTATGACCTGCTCATGGAGATGTGCGACAACGATGACTGCCCGCCGGACAAGATCAGCTTCAGCATTGTGCTGCCGGCGCTGCTGCGGGCAGGCGAGATCTCCGCAGCGTGGAAGACTTTCAAACGCATGGAGCACGCCGGGTTCGAGGCGGACAGCCGAGCACTGGACACGCTGGCCCGGGGCCTATGCCGGCAATGTGCGGCGGACATCTCGGTCCTGAAGGACGCCAAGGAGGTGTTCGGCAAGGTGGTGGCGGCCGGGCACGAGCCGGTGTCGTACACGTACTGCCTGATGGCGCAGGCACTGGCGCGCGGCGGCGAGGTGGACGCAGCCGTGGCCATATTGGACGACATGGTGCGCAAGGGGTATGCGCTGCGGAAGCGCGCGTACACGGACGTGGTGCGCGCGCTGTGCGACCGCAGCAGGACGCACGACGCTCTCCGGGTGCTGGCCGCGGTGATCACGAAGGACTTCGTGCCCGGCCGGAACGCGTTCGACGCGCTGCTCGAAGAGCTCAGCCGGCAGGGGAGGTGGCCCGACGCCATGGCCGTGTACGGCGCTGCGGTGAAGCGGGGCGTCGTGGTGTCGCTGAAGCGTCACGTCAAGGAGGCGCTGGCGCGGGATCAGAAGAAGGAAGAGGCGTGGGAATCGCCCGCACAGTTGTGTGTCCCATAG